From Luteolibacter yonseiensis, the proteins below share one genomic window:
- a CDS encoding DUF2891 domain-containing protein, with translation MIRATLMSLTAALAMPVCTAEEKPMTVEQAGGFVKLALAGIDREYPNKTGHVMTGPEDRKSPAGMHPVFYGHFDWHSSVHGHWMLVRLLKNFPTAPFAEEVRGVLKRRFTAEGLKAETAYFQQKENRSFERMYGWAWALRLATEFHGWDDPDGREWAQNFQPLEKEITSLAKAYLPKLDWPVRCGFHPESAFPLAQMLDYSRKTGDAEFEKLLVAKARAFYAKDRTYPTAYEPSGNDFFSPGLNVADLMRRVLPADEFANWLTGYFPNLAAGEAGNLLTPVTVSDPSDGHLIHLAGLNLSRAWTMRGIASVLPEGDARKKVLLDSAAKHADAGMALVSSGHYEGEHWLASFAVYLLDDAGL, from the coding sequence ATGATCCGAGCCACCCTCATGTCCCTGACCGCCGCGCTCGCCATGCCGGTCTGTACTGCCGAAGAAAAGCCCATGACCGTCGAACAGGCGGGAGGCTTTGTGAAACTCGCGCTAGCGGGGATCGACCGCGAATATCCGAACAAGACCGGCCACGTGATGACCGGCCCCGAGGATCGGAAATCACCGGCCGGGATGCACCCGGTGTTTTACGGGCATTTCGACTGGCACTCGTCGGTGCACGGGCACTGGATGCTGGTGCGTCTCCTTAAAAATTTCCCCACCGCCCCGTTCGCGGAGGAAGTGCGCGGCGTGCTGAAACGCCGTTTCACCGCAGAAGGACTGAAGGCGGAAACCGCGTATTTCCAACAAAAGGAAAACCGCAGCTTCGAGCGGATGTATGGCTGGGCATGGGCGCTGCGCCTCGCAACGGAATTCCACGGATGGGACGATCCCGACGGCCGCGAATGGGCGCAAAATTTCCAGCCTTTGGAAAAGGAAATCACCAGCCTGGCGAAAGCCTACCTGCCCAAGCTCGATTGGCCGGTCCGTTGCGGGTTCCATCCGGAGAGCGCGTTTCCGCTGGCACAGATGCTCGACTACTCGCGGAAGACCGGCGACGCGGAGTTTGAAAAACTGCTGGTCGCCAAAGCCCGGGCGTTTTATGCGAAGGATCGCACCTATCCCACCGCCTACGAACCCTCCGGCAATGACTTCTTCTCACCGGGCCTCAACGTCGCGGATCTGATGCGGCGGGTGCTTCCCGCGGATGAGTTCGCCAACTGGTTGACCGGTTATTTCCCCAACCTCGCCGCGGGAGAAGCAGGCAATCTCCTCACACCGGTCACCGTCAGCGATCCCAGCGACGGCCACCTGATCCATCTTGCGGGCCTGAATCTCAGCCGCGCCTGGACGATGCGGGGGATCGCCTCGGTTCTTCCAGAAGGTGATGCCCGCAAGAAGGTCCTGCTGGATTCCGCGGCAAAGCATGCGGATGCGGGAATGGCACTCGTCTCCAGCGGCCACTACGAGGGCGAGCACTGGCTGGCTTCCTTCGCTGTTTACCTGCTCGACGACGCCGGGCTCTGA
- a CDS encoding uracil-DNA glycosylase family protein: MNELIPSTARLADELRELEFSPPVAYVYRTLDYTWEAHRMYLERFGKGKKRVVFLGMNPGPFGMAQTGVPFGEVAAVRDWMGIEAPVGKPAREHPKRPIEGFQCQRSEVSGRRLWGLFAERFGTADAFFKDHFVLNYCPLVWMSETGANLTPDKLSVAEMAPVEAACQKHLSEVISLLKPSWLIGVGGFAEERLRRAAESCGSKASIGRVLHPSPASPAANRGWAEAAGRQLAALGVWE; the protein is encoded by the coding sequence ATGAACGAGTTGATCCCATCCACCGCGCGCCTGGCGGACGAGCTGAGGGAGTTGGAGTTTTCGCCGCCGGTGGCCTACGTTTACCGCACCCTGGACTATACCTGGGAAGCACACCGGATGTACCTGGAGCGGTTCGGGAAGGGAAAGAAGCGTGTGGTCTTTCTTGGAATGAATCCGGGACCGTTCGGCATGGCTCAGACGGGCGTGCCCTTCGGCGAGGTGGCGGCGGTGCGTGACTGGATGGGCATCGAGGCGCCTGTCGGCAAACCCGCGCGCGAGCATCCGAAGCGTCCCATAGAAGGCTTCCAATGCCAGCGCTCCGAAGTGAGCGGCCGCCGCTTGTGGGGATTGTTCGCGGAACGGTTCGGCACGGCGGATGCCTTCTTCAAGGATCACTTCGTCCTCAACTACTGCCCTCTGGTCTGGATGAGTGAGACGGGGGCGAACCTGACGCCTGACAAGCTCTCCGTGGCGGAAATGGCTCCGGTGGAGGCCGCGTGCCAGAAGCATCTCAGCGAGGTAATCTCGTTGCTCAAGCCATCATGGCTGATCGGTGTGGGAGGTTTCGCGGAAGAACGCCTGCGCCGTGCCGCGGAATCCTGCGGGAGCAAGGCGTCGATCGGGCGTGTGCTGCATCCGTCACCCGCATCGCCTGCGGCCAACAGAGGGTGGGCCGAGGCCGCGGGCCGCCAGTTGGCCGCACTGGGGGTTTGGGAATAA
- a CDS encoding SHD1 domain-containing protein yields MRFLPISLLLLGLCHAAEVRTWTDAQSRKIEATLVRIEGTSVVLKLADGREAPFPLDKLSEPDRKYVEDNRALTPTTKELKPATKVETESPDASKKLNFDDPWPESIRFTEDPEISTIEENAEKKHFIYESANYRYVCDVRLAKSVVKGFAVMFEATHLFCRTMPLAINGGVKKDGKHQILLFEKFDDYVKAGGPPTSAGVYIGGKGVVMVPLGSLGVKPVGSGYMLDRDKSSKTLPHELTHQLTPDPYYDKGSMGWFTEGIAEYVAVTPYRSGSYSVRGNQKDIFDYATGYGSKDMGGRALGTKIHLPPLKDFMLQSYSSFLEQPQLSYGCGLLITTYFLHMDGAGDGKRIKAFLKALHEGKDGEASLSLLLDGRTFEELQNDLIKAWSRKGVDFTFGK; encoded by the coding sequence GTGCGATTCCTCCCCATTTCACTCCTGCTTTTAGGACTCTGCCATGCCGCGGAAGTCAGAACCTGGACCGACGCCCAGAGCCGGAAGATCGAGGCGACCCTTGTCCGCATCGAGGGCACGTCCGTGGTCCTCAAGCTTGCCGATGGCCGCGAAGCCCCGTTCCCGCTCGACAAGCTGTCCGAGCCGGACCGCAAATACGTCGAGGACAACCGCGCGCTGACACCGACCACCAAGGAGCTGAAGCCCGCCACGAAGGTGGAGACCGAAAGCCCGGACGCTTCGAAAAAACTCAATTTCGACGATCCTTGGCCCGAAAGCATCCGTTTCACCGAGGACCCGGAGATCAGCACCATCGAGGAGAACGCGGAGAAAAAACACTTCATCTACGAGAGCGCCAACTACCGCTACGTCTGTGATGTCCGGCTCGCGAAGTCCGTGGTCAAGGGCTTCGCCGTCATGTTCGAAGCCACCCATCTTTTCTGCCGCACCATGCCTCTCGCGATCAACGGCGGCGTGAAAAAGGATGGAAAACACCAGATCCTGCTTTTCGAAAAATTCGACGACTACGTCAAAGCCGGCGGTCCCCCCACCAGCGCGGGGGTATACATCGGCGGCAAGGGCGTCGTCATGGTTCCTCTCGGCAGCCTGGGCGTGAAACCCGTGGGCAGCGGCTACATGCTGGACCGCGACAAGAGCAGCAAGACCCTGCCCCACGAACTCACCCACCAGCTCACCCCGGACCCTTATTATGACAAGGGGTCGATGGGATGGTTCACCGAAGGAATCGCCGAATACGTCGCCGTCACCCCCTACCGCTCCGGCTCCTACAGCGTCCGGGGCAACCAGAAGGACATCTTCGACTACGCCACCGGCTATGGATCGAAGGACATGGGAGGCCGCGCGCTCGGCACGAAAATCCATCTGCCGCCGCTCAAGGATTTCATGCTGCAAAGCTACTCCTCCTTCCTCGAACAACCCCAGCTCAGCTACGGCTGCGGCCTGCTCATCACCACCTACTTCCTCCACATGGACGGCGCGGGCGACGGCAAGCGCATCAAGGCGTTCCTCAAGGCCCTCCATGAGGGCAAGGACGGCGAGGCATCGCTCTCCCTCCTGCTGGACGGCCGCACCTTCGAGGAACTCCAGAACGACCTGATCAAGGCATGGAGCCGCAAGGGCGTGGATTTCACGTTCGGGAAGTAG
- a CDS encoding DUF485 domain-containing protein, with protein sequence MPENPPKETDFIHSEEFLHGLMKRQLKLSVTCATAFVILLFGLPLLNYLAPVFMARRVGGFTLTWLILGVLFFPYVWVIARIFITRSMALEDAEVVNAAEGNKRKN encoded by the coding sequence ATGCCCGAAAACCCACCGAAGGAAACCGACTTCATCCACAGCGAGGAATTCCTCCATGGTCTGATGAAACGCCAGCTCAAGCTCTCCGTCACCTGCGCCACCGCGTTCGTGATCCTGCTCTTCGGCCTGCCGCTGCTGAACTACCTCGCCCCGGTCTTCATGGCGCGGCGGGTGGGAGGATTCACCCTCACCTGGCTCATCCTCGGCGTGCTGTTTTTCCCGTATGTCTGGGTGATCGCGCGGATTTTCATCACCCGCTCGATGGCGTTGGAGGATGCCGAGGTCGTCAACGCGGCGGAAGGGAACAAGCGGAAAAACTAA
- a CDS encoding LysM peptidoglycan-binding domain-containing protein, translated as MTSIRILAPALLACAFVSCASQKADQYDTPNAAGAAQASAPATESANPVYDTPAAYEETGTAAVADGSGVNIPASPAPEVSAPAAPPAPSNGAAIIHTVVAGDTLSGISAKYKVPSAAIRQANNMTKDTVILGRKMVIPPVR; from the coding sequence ATGACATCGATCCGCATCCTGGCCCCGGCGCTTCTCGCCTGCGCTTTCGTTTCCTGCGCTTCCCAAAAGGCAGATCAATACGACACACCGAACGCCGCGGGCGCGGCACAAGCCAGCGCACCCGCCACCGAATCCGCGAATCCGGTTTACGACACTCCCGCCGCTTATGAGGAAACCGGCACCGCCGCCGTGGCGGATGGGTCCGGAGTGAACATCCCCGCCTCACCCGCTCCCGAAGTCTCCGCACCCGCCGCTCCACCGGCACCATCCAACGGAGCCGCCATCATCCATACCGTCGTGGCCGGCGACACGCTCTCCGGCATCAGCGCGAAGTACAAGGTGCCTTCCGCCGCCATCAGACAGGCGAACAACATGACCAAGGACACCGTCATCCTCGGCAGAAAAATGGTGATCCCACCCGTCCGCTGA
- a CDS encoding TatD family hydrolase — translation MLTDSHCHLASHKFSAGEIPNLLQRARDAGVTRLVSLVTSLEDLQANLTIAENPMVHTCIGIHPCDVHHAPDDATARLAGFSGDPRVCGIGETGLDYFHPAPDGWSEEAFRERQRTFLRQHFELAASAKLNVVIHTRDREGCGSFEDALSIYREYHASVRAVFHCFIGPWENARRVLDLGGLVSFGGVATFKTAHDVRETVKRCPAGDFMLETDAPYLAPEPFRGKRNEPAFVRNTAERIAGLRGESLESLALHTTLAAVTFFRLRPEAV, via the coding sequence ATGTTGACCGACTCGCATTGCCATCTCGCCTCCCACAAGTTCTCTGCCGGGGAAATTCCGAACCTGCTTCAACGTGCGCGCGATGCCGGCGTGACACGACTGGTTTCCCTGGTGACCAGCCTGGAGGATCTGCAGGCGAATCTCACCATCGCGGAAAATCCCATGGTCCACACCTGCATCGGCATCCATCCTTGCGACGTCCATCACGCTCCGGACGATGCGACAGCGCGGCTTGCCGGGTTCTCGGGAGATCCCCGCGTGTGCGGCATCGGCGAGACCGGCCTCGATTATTTCCATCCGGCTCCCGATGGCTGGAGCGAGGAGGCTTTCCGCGAACGCCAGCGCACGTTCCTCCGCCAGCACTTCGAACTCGCCGCGTCGGCGAAACTGAATGTCGTGATCCACACGCGGGACCGCGAGGGCTGCGGTTCGTTCGAAGACGCCCTTTCCATCTACCGTGAGTACCATGCTTCCGTGCGGGCCGTGTTCCATTGTTTCATCGGCCCATGGGAGAACGCCCGGCGCGTGCTGGACCTCGGCGGACTCGTCTCCTTCGGCGGCGTCGCCACCTTCAAGACCGCACACGATGTCCGTGAAACCGTGAAGCGGTGTCCTGCGGGAGATTTCATGTTGGAAACCGACGCGCCCTACCTCGCTCCCGAGCCCTTCCGGGGGAAACGCAACGAACCGGCGTTCGTTCGAAATACGGCGGAACGCATCGCCGGACTTCGCGGGGAATCGTTGGAATCCCTCGCCCTCCACACCACCCTTGCCGCCGTCACATTTTTCCGGTTGCGCCCGGAAGCCGTTTGA
- a CDS encoding transglutaminase family protein: MNAESPAPEELDALLRLLDDETPGIRERIAERLALGSGDLSEWLASRPRSLSKKEERILTGLLGPARRRTLTREWLAPSGGAAALQEDWETFEALLRVLSDFLHDGVTLRQPLSDALDLLAEEAADEGVTTANELRVYLFEEKRLTANQVEYHDPRNSDLAWSIAEGRSNPLGLCVIFMLTARRLNLEVEGVNFPGHFMCRIFEDGFPIIVDCFGEGRLHLQASLLESPDLNRAQRQQLRLTADPGTILLRLLNNLDQALAQAARDEDAALIEQLQATLA; the protein is encoded by the coding sequence ATGAACGCGGAGTCGCCCGCACCCGAAGAGCTGGACGCTCTTCTCCGGCTCTTGGATGACGAAACGCCCGGCATTCGGGAACGCATTGCGGAACGCCTCGCCCTGGGCAGCGGCGACCTCAGCGAATGGCTCGCCAGCCGTCCCCGGTCCCTGAGTAAAAAAGAGGAGAGGATTTTAACCGGACTGCTCGGTCCCGCCCGCCGCAGGACGCTCACCCGTGAGTGGCTCGCTCCCTCCGGTGGTGCCGCCGCGCTGCAGGAAGATTGGGAAACCTTTGAAGCCCTGCTGCGCGTCCTGTCGGATTTCCTGCACGACGGCGTCACGCTCCGGCAACCGCTGTCGGACGCGCTCGACCTGCTCGCGGAGGAGGCTGCCGACGAAGGCGTCACCACCGCGAACGAACTGCGGGTTTATCTCTTCGAGGAAAAGCGCCTGACCGCGAACCAGGTCGAATACCACGACCCGAGAAACTCCGACCTCGCCTGGTCCATCGCCGAAGGACGTTCGAATCCCCTGGGCCTGTGTGTGATCTTCATGCTCACGGCGCGTCGTCTGAATCTTGAAGTGGAGGGAGTCAATTTCCCGGGTCACTTCATGTGCCGTATCTTTGAGGATGGCTTTCCCATCATTGTCGATTGCTTCGGCGAAGGCCGGCTCCACCTCCAGGCATCCCTGCTGGAAAGCCCGGATCTCAACCGCGCCCAGCGCCAGCAGCTCCGTTTGACGGCGGATCCCGGCACGATCCTGCTCCGCCTGCTCAACAACCTCGACCAGGCGCTCGCCCAAGCCGCGAGAGATGAGGATGCCGCCTTGATCGAACAGCTCCAGGCCACACTCGCGTGA
- a CDS encoding solute symporter family protein, with protein MDFTQKIDGWILAFSAITVVVTIIMGFRSAKSSKSASDFFVAGRSVSVGWNASAISGEYLSAASFMGIAGMVMLSGYDALWYPVCYACGYLFLLLFIAGPLRRFGAYTIPDFAEGRYDSPVFRKIAVCFVLFIGFFYTMPQMKGAGTTLAYIFPGLPYWVGVAVVGAVITLNVALGGMKGITLVQAVQYWIKMFAISAPIFVLLFVYGGYGKNLSVNKSAADPAPIVRTAEPATAERLALPEKAPKDESWIAPFGPLTTKAAKAAGLSPEETRPLSLLYTFSLIVALVCGTAGLPHILVRFYTNPDGVAAKKTTMWVMILIGVFYVFPPVFGVLGRNFLPELYAATGSKGPDKVVLELPILIRDKYGALGSILSGITCAGAFAAFMSTFSGLLVSMTGALAHDVYGRMLRPTATAEERMKMFKWCAVLVGTVSVGLGSLVEPLEINFMVGQAFAIAAASYFPLLFMSVWWRGMTMKGAATGMLTGGLCALVSAAVVNVSTLALDKGPMGKVFASFVGINDFWKEHPLLRILCEQPAIWSVPLSIGLMIVVSKATRSSIPKDARMKMLVLHAPEALGLKQEYIQEQQGAGH; from the coding sequence ATGGACTTCACTCAAAAAATCGACGGCTGGATCCTGGCCTTCTCGGCCATCACGGTGGTCGTCACCATCATCATGGGATTCCGCTCCGCGAAATCCTCGAAATCCGCGTCCGACTTCTTCGTCGCGGGCCGCTCAGTTTCCGTCGGCTGGAATGCTTCCGCCATCTCCGGTGAATACCTCAGCGCCGCCAGCTTCATGGGCATCGCCGGCATGGTGATGCTCTCCGGATATGACGCGCTGTGGTATCCCGTTTGTTATGCGTGCGGCTACCTGTTCCTGCTGCTGTTCATCGCCGGGCCTTTGCGGCGCTTCGGTGCCTACACCATCCCGGACTTCGCGGAGGGCCGCTATGACTCGCCGGTCTTCCGGAAAATCGCCGTCTGCTTCGTGCTGTTCATCGGTTTCTTCTACACGATGCCGCAGATGAAGGGCGCGGGCACGACGCTCGCCTACATCTTCCCGGGCCTTCCCTACTGGGTGGGCGTCGCGGTCGTCGGCGCGGTCATCACGCTGAATGTCGCGCTGGGCGGCATGAAAGGCATCACTCTCGTGCAGGCGGTGCAGTACTGGATCAAGATGTTCGCCATCTCGGCGCCGATTTTCGTCCTGTTGTTCGTCTATGGCGGATACGGAAAGAATCTCTCCGTCAACAAGTCCGCCGCCGATCCCGCTCCCATCGTACGGACGGCGGAGCCTGCGACGGCCGAACGTCTGGCCCTGCCGGAAAAAGCACCGAAGGACGAATCCTGGATCGCCCCCTTCGGTCCGCTCACCACGAAGGCGGCGAAGGCCGCGGGCCTCAGCCCGGAGGAGACGCGTCCGCTCTCCCTGCTCTACACGTTCTCACTCATCGTCGCGCTGGTCTGCGGCACCGCCGGATTGCCACACATCCTTGTCCGGTTTTATACGAATCCCGACGGTGTGGCCGCCAAGAAGACCACCATGTGGGTGATGATCCTTATCGGCGTCTTCTATGTTTTCCCGCCGGTGTTCGGGGTGCTGGGCCGCAACTTCCTGCCGGAGCTTTACGCCGCGACCGGTTCGAAAGGTCCGGACAAGGTGGTTCTGGAGCTTCCCATCCTCATTCGCGACAAATACGGAGCACTCGGTTCGATTCTCAGCGGCATCACTTGCGCGGGTGCCTTCGCGGCGTTCATGAGCACCTTCTCCGGTTTGCTGGTCTCGATGACCGGCGCGCTGGCACACGATGTTTACGGACGGATGCTGCGTCCGACAGCGACTGCGGAAGAACGGATGAAAATGTTCAAATGGTGCGCCGTGCTCGTGGGGACCGTTTCCGTGGGACTCGGCTCCCTGGTCGAGCCGTTGGAAATCAACTTCATGGTCGGCCAGGCATTCGCCATCGCCGCCGCCAGTTATTTCCCGCTGCTCTTCATGAGCGTCTGGTGGCGTGGCATGACAATGAAGGGTGCAGCGACCGGCATGCTCACCGGCGGTCTTTGCGCCCTGGTTTCCGCCGCCGTCGTGAATGTCAGCACGCTCGCTTTGGACAAGGGGCCGATGGGCAAGGTCTTCGCCAGCTTCGTCGGCATCAACGATTTCTGGAAGGAGCACCCGCTGCTCCGCATCCTTTGCGAGCAGCCCGCCATCTGGTCGGTGCCTCTTTCGATCGGCCTGATGATCGTCGTGTCAAAAGCCACCCGCTCCAGCATTCCGAAGGACGCGCGCATGAAGATGCTCGTCCTGCACGCACCGGAAGCATTGGGACTCAAACAAGAGTACATCCAGGAGCAACAAGGTGC
- the cyoE gene encoding heme o synthase, giving the protein MDESGTNDTNAAAEPLLPIPGLRQDLAVLMKVRLNFFVLITTFVGFLLYSLGAGMDWMRLLHTLLGTAAAAFGSAAFNQLMEVDLDARMKRTADRPLPSRRMDPLVAFGIGWVLSAIGIIHLAVQVGHLAAYLAAATVAVYVFAYTPMKRLSSTNTLVGAVTGAIPPVIGWVGAGGAVGWEAWFLFGLLFFWQLPHFIAINWLCREEYESVGYKMWSNGDLTGKKSGVLSAVFALSLAVFSLLPAFVGFANLLWTIVGPLLALVMMALALKFSRDGERTSARKLFFFTLIYIPVALLVLALAWKH; this is encoded by the coding sequence ATGGACGAATCTGGAACAAATGACACGAATGCTGCGGCCGAGCCCCTGTTGCCCATCCCGGGACTGCGGCAGGATCTGGCGGTGCTGATGAAGGTGCGGCTGAATTTTTTCGTCCTCATCACGACGTTCGTCGGATTCCTCCTTTATTCGCTCGGAGCGGGGATGGACTGGATGAGACTGCTCCACACCCTCCTCGGCACCGCGGCGGCGGCGTTCGGCTCGGCGGCTTTCAATCAACTGATGGAGGTGGACCTGGATGCCCGGATGAAGCGCACGGCGGACCGCCCGCTGCCTTCGCGCCGCATGGACCCCCTGGTGGCGTTCGGCATCGGCTGGGTGCTTTCAGCGATCGGCATCATCCACCTCGCGGTGCAGGTCGGACATCTCGCGGCCTACCTCGCGGCGGCCACGGTGGCGGTCTATGTTTTCGCCTACACGCCCATGAAGCGCCTGAGTTCGACGAACACATTGGTCGGTGCGGTCACGGGAGCGATTCCTCCGGTGATCGGCTGGGTGGGCGCGGGCGGGGCTGTTGGTTGGGAGGCTTGGTTCCTTTTCGGGCTGTTGTTTTTCTGGCAGCTTCCGCACTTCATCGCCATCAACTGGCTGTGCCGCGAGGAGTATGAATCGGTGGGCTACAAGATGTGGTCGAACGGCGATCTCACCGGCAAAAAAAGCGGAGTGCTGTCCGCGGTGTTCGCGCTCTCGCTGGCGGTGTTCTCGCTGCTGCCGGCGTTCGTGGGATTCGCGAACCTGCTGTGGACCATCGTCGGGCCGCTGCTTGCGCTGGTGATGATGGCGCTGGCGTTGAAATTCTCGCGTGACGGCGAGCGGACCTCGGCTCGGAAGTTGTTCTTCTTCACGCTGATCTACATCCCGGTCGCGCTGCTGGTGCTGGCGCTCGCGTGGAAACATTGA
- a CDS encoding BlaI/MecI/CopY family transcriptional regulator yields MARPIHPSNLELQALSVLWHEGPSTVAAVQETLPDRKDRAYTTVLSVMQSLERKSLVKRSRVGRADVYAAAYSQEVIVQRATHDFLTNAFGGRLGEALLAILSAGTLTPEEKTNIERELQRHKTMAAKKTAKKAAVKTAKKAVKKVATKAPAKKAPAKKAAKKAATKAPAKKAPAKKAAPAKKAVKKVAKSAKKAAPAKKAVKKTVAKKAAPAKKAAPAKKAAPAKKAAVKAAPAKKAAPAKKAPAKKAAVKAAPAKKAAKKAVKKAASK; encoded by the coding sequence ATGGCGCGGCCCATCCACCCATCCAATCTCGAACTGCAAGCCCTATCGGTTTTATGGCATGAAGGTCCTTCGACCGTCGCCGCCGTCCAGGAAACCCTTCCTGATAGAAAAGACCGCGCCTACACCACGGTGCTCTCCGTCATGCAGAGCCTGGAGCGCAAGAGTCTGGTGAAACGCTCGCGGGTCGGCCGTGCGGATGTCTATGCCGCGGCTTATTCGCAGGAGGTCATCGTCCAGCGCGCGACGCATGATTTCCTTACCAATGCTTTTGGAGGACGTCTCGGTGAGGCGCTCCTCGCTATCCTCTCCGCCGGCACATTGACGCCGGAAGAGAAAACAAACATCGAACGCGAACTCCAACGACACAAGACAATGGCTGCAAAAAAAACTGCGAAGAAAGCAGCGGTGAAAACCGCGAAGAAGGCCGTGAAGAAGGTCGCCACGAAAGCCCCGGCCAAAAAGGCCCCGGCGAAGAAGGCGGCAAAGAAAGCGGCAACCAAAGCCCCCGCCAAAAAGGCTCCTGCGAAAAAAGCAGCGCCCGCCAAGAAAGCGGTGAAGAAGGTCGCCAAAAGCGCTAAGAAAGCCGCTCCCGCCAAGAAAGCCGTGAAGAAGACGGTGGCCAAGAAAGCGGCTCCTGCGAAAAAGGCGGCACCCGCCAAGAAGGCCGCTCCCGCCAAAAAAGCCGCTGTGAAAGCAGCACCAGCCAAGAAGGCGGCTCCTGCGAAAAAGGCTCCCGCCAAGAAGGCCGCTGTCAAGGCAGCGCCTGCGAAGAAGGCTGCCAAGAAAGCTGTGAAGAAAGCGGCATCGAAGTAA
- a CDS encoding phosphoribosylanthranilate isomerase has translation MPSLESFLDPATVSLKICGVTTREDAGQLVAMGVDALGVNFWPRSKRYLPPEDAAWLPDLAGKILRVGVFVNEPPELPLRLVREGYLDVVQLHGDEKPEDAAAFREAGIPFIKAIGVKTQADLALATGYGAMAILLDAHAPGIYGGTGEVFDWEVASEFRRENPDLPVILAGGIVPENAGLAAMSVQPAALDIASGAEISPGIKDFEKVSAFLTALHR, from the coding sequence ATGCCGTCGCTTGAAAGCTTTTTGGATCCCGCCACCGTCTCGCTCAAAATCTGTGGGGTCACCACCCGTGAGGATGCCGGCCAACTGGTGGCGATGGGTGTCGATGCCCTCGGTGTGAATTTCTGGCCCCGCTCGAAACGCTATCTCCCACCGGAGGATGCGGCCTGGTTGCCGGATCTGGCGGGAAAGATCCTGCGCGTCGGTGTGTTCGTGAACGAGCCACCCGAGCTTCCGTTGCGTCTGGTTCGCGAGGGGTATCTCGACGTCGTTCAACTCCATGGAGATGAGAAACCGGAAGACGCCGCGGCATTCCGTGAGGCGGGCATACCGTTCATCAAGGCCATCGGCGTGAAGACACAGGCGGACCTCGCGCTGGCCACCGGCTACGGAGCCATGGCCATCCTGCTGGACGCGCACGCGCCGGGCATCTACGGCGGCACGGGCGAGGTGTTCGACTGGGAGGTGGCGTCGGAATTCCGCAGGGAGAATCCCGATCTGCCAGTCATCCTCGCCGGAGGCATCGTCCCGGAGAACGCGGGGCTCGCCGCGATGAGCGTGCAACCCGCCGCGCTGGACATCGCATCCGGCGCGGAAATCTCGCCAGGCATCAAGGACTTTGAAAAAGTCTCCGCATTTCTTACCGCACTGCACCGCTGA
- a CDS encoding TlpA family protein disulfide reductase produces MRILPTLLPVLLLTSAFAQTEPAAEAPGASAKEAALDNLLSERNSDKALEEVIEAARKNGISEQAILEARFLYHVDRREDDEVAAMLPEFTKQSESFKLADSAIFSVREDWLAVCEYVQAIAALKKSDKAGFKTHITEAFWLSPRQASAFAPHIERMRLEESMSSVKIDFETKLASVTGGDPVALKSLLKDNKAMIMQFWSPSSRESEATLPDYAIAAKALGEKGIAMVTIIPDDSAKALADARRMIAPLGAKPPGAWLVDQKENPLARQLRVQALPLFVLVSKEGRVLFNGDPTDDGLWDALLKIDPQIQRPESHGIGE; encoded by the coding sequence ATGCGCATTCTCCCTACCCTGCTCCCCGTCCTCCTCCTGACCTCCGCCTTCGCCCAGACAGAACCCGCGGCGGAGGCTCCCGGCGCCAGCGCGAAGGAAGCCGCTCTCGACAACCTGTTGTCCGAAAGGAATTCGGACAAGGCCCTGGAGGAGGTCATCGAGGCAGCCCGGAAAAACGGCATCAGCGAACAAGCCATCCTCGAGGCACGCTTCCTCTATCATGTGGACCGCCGCGAGGATGACGAGGTCGCGGCGATGCTGCCCGAGTTCACCAAACAGAGCGAGAGCTTCAAGCTGGCGGACTCCGCCATCTTCAGCGTGAGGGAAGACTGGCTCGCCGTCTGCGAATACGTGCAGGCCATCGCGGCGTTGAAAAAATCCGACAAGGCGGGCTTCAAGACCCACATCACCGAGGCGTTCTGGCTCAGCCCGCGCCAGGCCTCCGCCTTCGCTCCACACATCGAACGCATGCGGTTGGAGGAATCGATGAGTTCGGTGAAGATCGACTTCGAAACGAAGCTGGCATCCGTCACCGGCGGCGATCCCGTCGCGCTCAAAAGCCTTCTGAAAGACAACAAGGCCATGATCATGCAGTTCTGGTCACCCTCGTCACGGGAGTCGGAAGCAACGCTCCCTGACTATGCCATCGCGGCGAAGGCGCTCGGGGAAAAAGGCATCGCCATGGTCACCATCATCCCCGATGACTCCGCGAAGGCCCTCGCGGACGCACGCAGGATGATCGCTCCATTGGGAGCGAAGCCACCGGGCGCGTGGCTCGTCGACCAGAAGGAAAATCCGCTGGCCCGCCAGCTCCGCGTGCAAGCCCTTCCTCTCTTCGTGCTGGTCTCGAAGGAAGGCCGCGTGCTCTTCAACGGCGATCCCACGGACGACGGCTTGTGGGACGCGCTGCTCAAGATCGACCCGCAGATCCAGCGTCCGGAATCACATGGCATCGGCGAATGA